From a region of the Paenibacillus lutimineralis genome:
- a CDS encoding NAD-dependent epimerase/dehydratase family protein, with amino-acid sequence MEKKILILGGSRYFGRRLVQLLASEGQHQVTVATRGLTKVEFAGEVQQIVLDRTDAASLREVAQSGPWDIVYDNICYSPNEALAAVQAFEGYVGRYIVTSSESVYDYLNHTLVEADFDPYHYELKMGDRDQFDYAEGKRLVETVFIQKAKFPVCAMRIPIVLGLDDYTRRLHFHVEHVEKELTIGVPNPEAAISFITSGEVASFMKWLGNASITGPVNGSSDGSVTIGQIIKMIEQATGKEAHIVPETEEEHMSPFGIPTSWTMDTAKAQAAGYTFQSVQEWLPKLIRDIVSEHRE; translated from the coding sequence ATGGAGAAGAAAATATTGATCCTAGGAGGATCTCGATATTTCGGGAGGAGGCTGGTTCAACTGCTGGCCAGTGAGGGGCAGCATCAGGTGACGGTCGCTACGCGCGGGCTGACGAAGGTAGAATTTGCAGGCGAGGTTCAACAAATTGTTCTGGACCGCACAGACGCAGCTTCCTTGCGGGAAGTGGCGCAGTCTGGGCCGTGGGATATCGTCTATGACAATATTTGTTACTCTCCGAATGAGGCACTAGCTGCGGTGCAAGCTTTTGAAGGCTATGTCGGTCGGTATATTGTAACCTCTTCAGAATCGGTGTACGACTACCTCAATCATACGCTAGTCGAGGCGGATTTTGATCCATATCATTATGAGCTGAAAATGGGTGACCGTGATCAGTTCGATTATGCGGAGGGGAAGCGGCTTGTCGAGACAGTCTTCATACAAAAGGCTAAGTTTCCAGTGTGTGCGATGCGCATTCCGATTGTCCTTGGACTGGACGACTATACACGCAGGCTGCATTTCCATGTAGAGCATGTGGAGAAGGAACTGACGATTGGTGTTCCTAATCCTGAGGCGGCGATCTCATTCATCACTTCGGGTGAAGTAGCGTCCTTCATGAAATGGCTAGGCAACGCTTCGATCACAGGACCTGTGAATGGAAGCTCTGATGGGTCGGTGACGATCGGCCAAATTATTAAAATGATTGAACAAGCTACCGGCAAAGAGGCCCACATCGTACCAGAGACTGAGGAGGAACATATGTCTCCGTTTGGCATTCCGACCTCATGGACGATGGATACGGCCAAAGCTCAGGCGGCGGGTTACACTTTTCAATCCGTTCAGGAATGGTTGCCAAAGCTGATCCGCGATATTGTATCTGAACATAGAGAATAG
- a CDS encoding RNA polymerase sigma factor, whose protein sequence is MNSRMMDVIYREYKTDVYQYLYYLCRNHHNAEDLMQETFYRALTRLDGMEPKRIKAWLLRVAHNAYIDKIRKDSRSNVYENEFFYNFSNEETPETKVLTQEVRDELFDQLSLLPPNQQHAVLLFDVHGFSYLESAELMGIGLSHFKILLYRARQKLRKSRQTA, encoded by the coding sequence ATGAATAGCCGAATGATGGATGTAATTTACCGTGAGTATAAAACCGATGTGTATCAATATTTGTACTATTTATGCCGGAATCATCACAATGCCGAGGATCTAATGCAGGAGACATTCTACCGTGCCCTGACAAGGCTTGATGGGATGGAACCGAAGCGGATCAAAGCCTGGCTGCTGCGGGTGGCCCATAACGCCTACATCGATAAGATCCGTAAAGATAGCCGTTCCAATGTGTATGAGAATGAATTCTTCTATAACTTCTCCAATGAAGAGACGCCGGAGACGAAGGTGCTCACCCAGGAGGTTCGAGATGAACTATTTGACCAGCTGTCCCTGCTTCCGCCGAATCAACAGCATGCGGTGCTGCTGTTCGATGTACATGGATTTTCCTATTTGGAATCTGCTGAACTGATGGGAATTGGCTTATCTCATTTTAAAATATTACTGTATCGCGCCAGACAGAAGCTGCGTAAGAGCAGACAGACAGCTTAA
- a CDS encoding MFS transporter codes for MKFRPSFYYLWGSQTLSNTVDVLYLVALTTYVLNQTGSIIFATLVPFFRVVAQMLSGLLAPLLIHRYRLSFLLTLAQSGQFMLFTVLALYLSPWFGGVNTVVIYALIAGLSFLDGWTSPARNALIPRLVDDSSLMKANGIVGTTDQIVQFAGWAISGVLVAAMGSFPVLVVVAVCYCIAAAVTVLIEDPTEAKRRNLFDVHTTVTMAKDTVGDGTSSDEKALTRWEVLKEGWVALWRVPRLRALTLMDVCDALGGMVWVGAFILVFVQDVLHQDEKWWGYINASYFAGAVLGGFIVVALVKKFEKKMFLSMIIGTLGYGLLTACFALNHTAWLALVIVLFTGPFTELAGVTRRTLIQRSVNKEMLPKVFSAQSTLLSTLYGLSLLLLSGIAEWFGIVNMYLLAALLSLITAVIGFVNRKAIQL; via the coding sequence GTGAAATTCAGACCGTCTTTTTATTATTTATGGGGATCACAGACATTATCGAATACGGTCGATGTGCTCTACCTGGTGGCATTGACCACTTATGTGCTGAATCAGACCGGATCGATTATTTTTGCCACACTGGTGCCTTTCTTTCGCGTTGTCGCTCAGATGCTTAGCGGGCTGTTGGCGCCGCTGCTGATTCACCGTTATCGCTTATCGTTTCTGCTGACACTAGCGCAAAGTGGACAGTTTATGCTGTTCACAGTACTTGCATTATATCTGTCACCATGGTTTGGCGGTGTGAATACCGTAGTCATTTATGCCCTCATTGCTGGCCTATCCTTTCTGGATGGGTGGACAAGTCCGGCACGGAACGCACTGATCCCAAGATTAGTGGATGATTCCAGCTTGATGAAGGCGAATGGGATTGTCGGAACGACAGATCAGATCGTGCAGTTCGCCGGGTGGGCCATCAGCGGGGTGCTGGTTGCGGCGATGGGCTCTTTTCCCGTATTAGTGGTAGTTGCAGTGTGTTACTGTATTGCTGCTGCGGTTACGGTTCTGATCGAGGATCCTACGGAGGCCAAGCGGAGAAACTTGTTCGACGTGCATACCACGGTGACGATGGCGAAGGATACGGTGGGGGATGGAACATCATCGGATGAGAAGGCTTTAACTCGCTGGGAGGTTCTGAAGGAAGGCTGGGTCGCTCTCTGGCGGGTTCCTAGACTTCGTGCTTTGACGCTGATGGATGTATGCGATGCGCTGGGCGGGATGGTATGGGTCGGCGCGTTCATCCTCGTGTTTGTCCAGGATGTACTGCATCAGGATGAGAAGTGGTGGGGATATATTAATGCGAGTTACTTTGCCGGAGCAGTACTTGGTGGGTTCATCGTCGTCGCTCTGGTCAAGAAATTCGAGAAAAAAATGTTCCTCTCCATGATCATAGGGACGTTGGGCTACGGCCTTCTAACCGCCTGCTTCGCGCTGAATCATACGGCTTGGCTGGCACTTGTCATTGTTCTCTTCACCGGGCCATTTACCGAGCTTGCTGGAGTGACCAGACGTACGCTCATTCAGCGCAGTGTGAATAAAGAAATGCTGCCAAAAGTGTTCTCGGCACAATCAACGCTGCTTAGCACCTTGTATGGACTGTCCCTTCTGTTGCTGAGCGGAATTGCGGAATGGTTCGGAATTGTGAATATGTATTTGCTGGCTGCTTTGCTTAGCTTGATCACAGCTGTGATCGGCTTTGTGAATCGAAAGGCGATTCAGCTGTAG
- a CDS encoding DUF817 domain-containing protein: MTFVRNLLQFGWLQALSCIFPVIIFGTLGLTKVVHIPGLPRYDLILIICVLAQIGMIVFKLETLDELKVICMFHIIGLCLELFKVHMGSWVYPEQAWTKIYGVPLYSGFMYASVASYICQAWRRLQLEMVGWPRGWLTVLICAAIYLNFFTHHFIGDYRWWLTALLFLIFFRTRVHYTLHSQTYRMPLMLSFVLIGFFIWIAENISTFLGAWRYPDQEYKWQLVHIGKISSWFLLVVISIIIVAQLKHVKTGLTRHKSDGNEGTVS, translated from the coding sequence ATGACTTTTGTTCGAAATTTGCTGCAATTTGGGTGGTTGCAAGCTTTGTCCTGTATATTCCCAGTAATTATTTTTGGAACGCTGGGATTAACCAAGGTCGTACATATCCCGGGCTTGCCGAGATATGATCTGATTCTGATCATCTGTGTGCTGGCGCAAATCGGCATGATTGTCTTCAAGCTGGAGACGCTGGATGAACTCAAGGTAATCTGCATGTTCCATATCATTGGCCTATGTCTGGAATTGTTCAAGGTACATATGGGTTCATGGGTTTATCCTGAACAGGCTTGGACGAAGATTTACGGGGTTCCGCTCTATAGCGGGTTTATGTACGCTAGTGTAGCCAGTTATATTTGTCAGGCATGGCGCAGACTTCAGCTGGAGATGGTGGGCTGGCCCAGAGGGTGGCTTACTGTGCTTATTTGTGCGGCGATCTACCTCAATTTTTTCACGCATCATTTTATTGGCGATTATCGCTGGTGGCTAACGGCTCTCCTATTCCTTATATTCTTCCGGACGAGAGTGCATTACACGCTTCATTCCCAGACGTACCGGATGCCGTTGATGCTGTCTTTTGTCCTGATTGGCTTCTTCATCTGGATCGCGGAGAATATTTCAACTTTTCTGGGAGCCTGGAGATATCCGGATCAGGAGTACAAGTGGCAGCTCGTTCATATCGGCAAGATCAGTTCATGGTTCCTGTTGGTTGTGATTAGCATTATTATTGTAGCGCAATTGAAGCATGTCAAAACGGGTCTGACCAGGCACAAAAGTGATGGGAATGAGGGAACTGTCAGTTAA
- a CDS encoding putative iron-sulfur cluster-binding metallochaperone: protein MDGCCQITTEKSTTPTQCPVCQQKGKSIQLITLKALLKPTVLETTQPEMTYAFCTNASCDVVYFSGEQTFGKDMLKVPVFQKDDALDVPVCYCFGWTRENLIQAVQQNQRPIDHIREQVQANRCGCEVNNPQGSCCLGNVTSFIRSINKS, encoded by the coding sequence ATGGATGGTTGTTGTCAAATCACCACCGAAAAGTCAACAACACCTACTCAATGTCCTGTTTGTCAACAAAAGGGCAAAAGTATTCAACTAATAACGCTCAAGGCATTGCTTAAACCAACAGTGTTAGAAACCACTCAACCTGAAATGACATACGCTTTTTGCACTAATGCATCTTGCGATGTTGTGTATTTCAGCGGTGAGCAGACCTTTGGCAAGGATATGCTCAAAGTTCCGGTGTTTCAAAAAGACGATGCGTTGGATGTTCCTGTTTGTTACTGCTTTGGATGGACGAGAGAAAACTTAATACAAGCTGTTCAGCAAAATCAGCGTCCCATTGACCATATACGAGAACAAGTTCAAGCTAATCGTTGTGGGTGCGAGGTTAATAACCCACAAGGATCCTGTTGTTTGGGTAATGTTACTTCATTCATTCGGAGCATCAACAAGAGCTAA
- a CDS encoding SDR family NAD(P)-dependent oxidoreductase, producing the protein MLFQGQVVIVTGAGQGIGRGVAKTYTELGAAVVVAEVNEAAGNKVAEEINSSGGTSLFVPCDVRQEADIIRLMAAAHERFGRIDVLINNAGVSRFKDLFDLTVEDWDDVLNTNVRSCFLASREVAKYMKAGGRGGSIVNISSTRYLMSEPNSEAYAASKGAIASLSHALAVTLGSDQIRVNCISPGWIETRDYEALRDIDHQQHPAGRVGTPEDIARACLYFTDPNNTFVTGAHIVVDGGMTRKMIYEP; encoded by the coding sequence GTGTTGTTTCAGGGTCAAGTTGTCATCGTCACTGGGGCGGGGCAGGGCATTGGACGCGGCGTAGCTAAGACCTATACCGAGCTTGGAGCGGCGGTTGTCGTAGCTGAGGTGAATGAGGCGGCGGGGAACAAGGTCGCTGAGGAGATCAACTCTAGCGGTGGAACTAGCTTGTTCGTTCCATGTGATGTCAGGCAGGAGGCGGATATTATCCGCTTGATGGCCGCAGCTCATGAGCGGTTTGGCCGGATTGATGTACTGATCAACAATGCGGGTGTATCTCGATTCAAAGATCTGTTTGACTTAACGGTGGAGGACTGGGACGATGTGCTGAACACAAATGTGCGCAGCTGCTTTCTCGCCTCGCGCGAAGTCGCCAAATATATGAAGGCGGGCGGACGCGGAGGTTCGATCGTCAATATCTCATCGACGCGGTACTTGATGTCGGAGCCGAATTCGGAAGCCTATGCCGCTTCCAAGGGAGCGATTGCCTCTCTTAGTCATGCTCTCGCGGTGACACTCGGAAGTGATCAGATTCGCGTCAATTGCATTAGTCCCGGCTGGATTGAGACTAGGGATTATGAGGCGCTGCGGGATATTGATCATCAACAGCATCCGGCCGGCAGGGTTGGAACTCCAGAGGATATTGCCCGGGCGTGTCTATATTTTACAGATCCGAATAATACCTTTGTTACAGGGGCACATATCGTGGTCGATGGGGGAATGACCCGGAAAATGATATACGAGCCCTAG